One Nicotiana tomentosiformis chromosome 1, ASM39032v3, whole genome shotgun sequence genomic window, TGGGCCTGAGTCAGGTGACTCTGGGCCTAAGGACTTTGGGCTCTTAAGTTTTTTACAAAGTTATGGGCATGTGTGAATAGACATGCCCAATTTATGAGCCAAGTAGAATAGGCCACTTCAATGAGGGCAAGTTCTTAACCAAACCAAacaatagtaaaaataaaaaaataaaaaaataacggCAATTAATTTAACAAAATAAACAACAAAGCAGTAATACTAAAAATAAACTCAGAactaataaagataaaataaattaaaaaacagaaagcaaaaaaggaaaaataaagtaATCTAACACTgtttttactttatcttaattAAGTTTGTTTAATTAATCGATTTAAACAGAATATCAGatagtaataaataaataaataaataaaacaaagaaCAATAATTGACAATAAACACAAAATATAAAGATGAAAAACAGGAAATAACATAAAATATACCCAAAAAAATAGATCTAGCTGCTAAAAACCCTCATGCCAAGACTCCCATCTGGGATCTGAGATCCTTGATGGGAGATCTTGGCAGGAGGATTAATAAACGGACTAGGTTGGATTTaggattttgaaaaataaatctaGGGTTTCGGAGATCCTAAATCTAAGATCTATGATTATTGGTGAGGTTTTTGAGGATTTGGTTGGTAGGGTGAGGTTCAGGAAGGTGAGGAGAGTGTATGGGGTAAGTTTGGGTGTCTTTGGGGTGTCGCCGCCGCCGTAGGCGATTTTCGACGACGGCTTAGGGCGGTGGTTAGAGAGATAGGTTTATGGGGGTAGTTTCTAGGGTTTGGGGGTGGTTCAGAGAGAGAGAGGTGTGAGACGGGAATGAGGAGGTAGGAGATGGTTTGGACATATATATACTTAGGGGGAAAGGAATTACGGGCCGTTGGATCTATTGAAGATCAACAGTCAGGATCAATTGGTGCTTGAAACGACACCGTTTAGGTTTAGGCGGGATTTCAGACGGGTTAGGGGATTGGGCTAGGTAATTTTGGGCTAGATTTTGGGGATTGGGCTGGTTTTTACACTGGCCCAGCCCGATTAATTTAATTAGTCccctaattaatttaattaattctaAAAAATCTAATTAACTTAACTAAAAATCCTAATTAAGTACTAGGATATcttaatttataaaattaattaactatttatctttattatttaactaattaatcaatCATAAGTTATAACAAGTAAAACTACTAATTTTAACATTAAAACTAACAAtgtcaaaaataaataatttttgtgattttcttttaataataggATTAAATTACGCAATTAGgtgttaaattaaattaaaaacctAATAATGCAAGATGATGaaggtttaaatattttttgttatttttcatgacttcaaaaatgaaaaacaaatgcaactaaatgcaaataatttcaaataattaacaaaaatccTAAAAACaaatctaaaaaaaataaatatgaataatttatttattaattttgtagGAATATTTTGGTAGGGTAAAAATTACATGCTCACATAAGGCCATCTCCAACCCTCCCCCATTTTTCCATAATGGGGGCAATTTTTGCTATAATGAAGCTCCAACCCTCCCTCATTTTTACCCCCAAAATGGGGGATGAATAGTGTCCTCCAAATATGGGGTACACTATTCATCTCCCCATTACTattcatgcatattttattatttaactcttttaatttatctctttatatatacctaattatgtttatgtaatatctttataatattaattttacaaactttggcgtataattttgataaattaatttttgtgcatttattatttttatgtaaaattgtaagttaattttattataagttatagttgtacaaaaaatatataatcatctcaaaaaatgaatggtgcgaatataaaatattagatgttgctaaaattgaaaatacattaaaattggAAATAcatgaaaattgaaaatacattaaattaaaatacataaaaattgaaACTACGGTAAGTAGCATAATAATTTAGTAGGGAGGTATGTCATTTTCGGATACATCAAAATCATTATAAAAGATGGAATTTGTTtaatgaaatttaaaaaataaaaattaaaatgaaagataataatataatataaaagagagaagaatataaaaaagaATATTCGCTTTTGAGGGGGGAAAAAAATTTGGGAATGGTTGGAGTAAGTTGTCCCGGAAAATCTCCGATTTGAGGAGGAAAACGGGGGTAAAGGTTGGAGATGCAAGCAGAGACTAGTATTTCATTCACCCTCGTATCTAATCAGATCCTGTCAATGCTCAAAATTTCAAGGATGTTCTGCTGTTAAATTGATTTCCAGAGCAACTTGATTCGCTTGGTAAAATGTTTCTCTGAAATGCGGAGCTCTCTCTAGTTTGACTAATTTACATCGACAGTGGTAATTCTTTGTTCTGGGTAAGATGGTTGAAAAGACTTTTTAACAAGGATGAATTTATGCAAGATCTCATACATTCATCTACACGAAATAACCGTGGACTCTTAAACGATCATCTGTTTTTTTGTGGCATATAGGGGATAAGTTATATAACATATTGCATATTGGAACATGTAATCCATACAAATCATAAAAGTACCAAAATAGCTAAATCATTATATATACAATACTATCCCTGAAGGGATACAAAAGTATCATCAGTTAATGTTAACCAATATATTGCTGCGTTGTAACTCATTTTGAGAATTACATAAAACGATATTCACCAGTTATACTCTAAATCGAAGATCTACCAACAAAATGTGTGAGGTAGTATCACGCAGAGCATATCcgtattttaaagaaaaatattttttcatgtgTTTCGAATTTCTTAAAAGGGGCAGAAATTGAATTTACAGTATCACATGTATTTTTCTTTAAAAGTTTCTccgtaatatttttattttttattttacagATCCCACATTTTAAGCAAGTGACCTAATGATATAAAAATTACTTACATCCTTTTAGAACATGcctaattattttcttttttcaccGAAAGAAAAAAACTACGAAAATACTTTAGATAGATCTGCTGGTAAACAATTCGTGGCAAATTACCCGCCAATTCCGGTGTCAGACAGTTAAACTTTTCCTTTCGAAAGCACTATGACAAACTACCAACATTCAATTCAGTTATTGGCCATTATTTTTTCTCTGCTCACTCCATTCTATCTCCAGGTAAAATAATGCATGAAAACAGAACCCCTGATGTAAAATGTGAATCTTCATTATGATCTTTTTATATATGCAGAGGCGGATCTAGGCTGATTAGTAAGTTCAACTAAACCCATTATTTTCTATTCGAACTAGTACTCATGCAAAAAGAACACATAAAAAATCATACGTATAAGAAGATCACACTCATTCTGAATTAAATCCTTGattcgactatatatatatatacacacatgcaCCTACTGTTTCATAGGATTTcttttcattattttcttattagcGACATTTTTTGTGTTTAATTTGATAGTTTTCGCAGTTATTTGTTGGCTTGTTGCATCATTTTAAGTTTCAACATGGAAACTGATCAACAGACTTTCTATTTATTATGATCATATAAGTGCCAACACCTTCTAATCTGATCAAGATTGCTTCATTTTGGAGCTGATCTTAATCTTAATCTTAATCTTAATCTTAATCTTTACTATTAATTGGTAATTCTGTAAAATGTTTTTAGTAATATCTGGTATTTGGCTGAATTTCGAGCTCCAGTAGACTGGAGGACCAATAATAAGATATCATATGTCACCTGAGGTTATGAAAGGTTTGAGCTGGAGCTAGTGCTATTGCGTATAGGAAATTGATGTCCTTAAGATATTCTAAATCAGGAAAAGACGAAATTTGATTTCTCTATTTCATGTATATAAATGAACTTCTTGTTCTATTTAGCCAACTAACATCAGAATAAACTACTATTTAGTGAGGGTCTGAATTTTGCACAGGTTTTTGTTAGCAGACTAGTAAAGAAGGAATTAGCACAAAACCACAAGATATAACATTGAAAAAAAATTACACGTCAATTTGTATTAGAAATGCAAAGAATGCATATCGGTGAAGACATAATGTCATATAATCTGGAATATCatatttggtttgtaataactcaTTTTATTACATGGATAGTTGTAGTTAGCAATTAGCATCAGCTTCAGTCATAGGTTTCTAAGTGCATATCCTTCTTGAATTTTGAAGATGCCAAAAAATTAAAGCTAATCTCCATATCATCAAATATGGTCCTCAACAATTCAATTGCTAGATCAGTTGACCTATATGAAATGCTTTTGTAGAAGGTAATAAGTCTTCCTCAATGTTAGAGTAGCATGTTCATTGGTCCACTACAAGAACcagagttcttttttttttttcacaaatataAATTTCTGGTTCTAGAAACTGAATTATTGATTCCTTACAAGTTGTCATTTTGGCAATTCAATGTATAATAGAGGTTAATGTTAGACCTCACTTACATAGTTGTTGTGCTTTCTCATTGTTCTTTAATATTTGTACAGTTACAAAGGAAGGAAAATGATACATTCAGTTGGCAATTGGCTGGAAAGGCAGACAAGTGCCCCTGTGGCAGGAGTACCTGGTATGCCCTTAAAAGCTACTGAGAACATTCAAGACATATCTGGAAGTACAGTACTTCTACACGGAGAGTTAGACTTGTGGATTATAGAAGCAAAGTCACTTCCAAACTTAGATGCTAAATGTCTTCCTATGTTCTCTTGGAAAAGCAAGGACAGCAACAACGCGTCAGGATTGATAGATACTAGTGACCCGTATGTATCCGTGTGTCTAGCTGGAGCAAGTATAGCTCGAACTGCGGTAATTCCAAATGATGAAAATCCGACATGGAATGAGCGTCTATGCGTACCAGTTGCTCACGCGGTAGACAAAGTAGAGTTTATAGTCAAGGATAATGATAGAGTAGGTGCTGAATTGATAGGAATAGTGGAGATATCAGCTAATAAAATTGTTGAAGGCGATGAAATAAATGGTTGGTTCCCTATTCGAGGATCTTCTGGGGATCCCTTGGACACGGGTGCTCAACTGCATCTGTCGATCCAATATAGGCCGACAGCAGAGAACCCTATGTATAAAAATGGTGTTGGTAATGAGGCTGATCAAAAGGGAGTCCCGCATACTTATTTTCCTCTACGACAAGGAGGAAGTGTTACGCTTTATCAAGATGCTCATGTGCCTGATGAAACATTCCCTAACATTTTGCTAGATAATGAGAAGGTATTTAACCGTAATAAATGTTGGGAAGACATATGTCATGCCATATTGGAGGCGCAACATTTAATATATATTGTCGGTTGGTCTGTCTATCATCCGGTTCGACTCATAAGAGAACCTACAAGACCAGTGCCTTCTGCTGGCTGGCTAGAGCTGGGGGAACTGCTAAAGTACAAGTCGCAAGAAGGAGTTCGTGTCATTTTGCTCATCTGGGATGACAAGACTTCAAATGATGATTTATTCCTCAAGACGGTAATATTACTGCTATAATTGCTATGAGTAGTCAGTTAATGATTTGATGATATAGTTGTTATGAATTTGATTGCAGGAAGGTGTAATGCAGACTCATGACGAAGAGACCAGAAAGTACTTTAAACACTCGAGTGTCCATTGTGTTCTTTGTCCTCGTTCCGCTAGCAGTAAGCTTAGCATTTTCAAGCAACAGGTACCTTTTTTTATTTCTGCTTGAATAGATGGCAAGATGAATACTTATGTCTACGATTTCTGTAAGAAAAAAAATTCTTGTATGTGTAACAAAGATATAATTTAAGCTTTTTAGTTATTGCTATACTGGTGTTTTTTGTTTATATGCAACTGCTTGTAAATCACTGCCGTAATAATTCTCTTCTTGATCAAATGAAAACCTTTAACTGCAGGTTGTTGGAAACATTTTCACACATCATCAGAAATGTGTGATTGTTGACACACAGGCAGCTGACAATGACCGAAAAATTACTGCTTTTATTGGAGGCCTAGATTTATGTGACGGCCGATATGATACTCCAGAACACAGACTGTTTAATGATCTTGATACTGTCTTTGAAAATGATGTGCACAATCCCACATTCACAGTAAGCTGTTGTCTTGCATCTCATTGAAGCTTTTCAACTAAGGTTTTTGCTTGATTTTTCAAGGTCTCTAAAAGATTTAAAGTATATATGACATATAGTGAGTTTATGGATTATCTAAACAACTTAACAGCTGAGACTACAATTTTTTCATGTTAATTATACGGGAAATATGTTAAAATAGGTTACAATTTTTTCATTAATATATGAGGTATTATTAGTAATGTCTCAAAGGCTTACATAATATGTACAGAGTTGCTCAGGTGGGCCAAGAGAACCATGGCATGATTTACACTGCAAGATTGAGGGTCCTGCTGCTTACGATGTTTTAACAAACTTCGAGCAGAGATATAGAAAGGCCATAAAATGGATCAGAATAAAAAAATGCAAACCGGGGTTAGATTCATTACTTAAGTTAGACCGGATTCCATCAATCCACATACCTGCTGCTGGACTTGATGGTGACCATGTAGTTCGTGTCACAAGAGAAGAAGATCCAGAAAATTGGCATGTTCAGGTACTATACATGCATGTTTCTCCTGTATATGTTGTGGTCTTCTGTTTTCTTAAAATGTTAAAATTTTCAGTATAATTACTTTTTCCAGGTTTTCCGATCAATAGATTCAGGATCTGTGAAAGGGTTCCCAAAGGACGTTAAGGAAGCAGGGGCTCAGGTAGCACTAAGTTGTAAAAAAAACAGTGTTCTATCTGTAAATAGTTTCAATGTTGTGTCTGAAATCAAGTCAGCATGTGAAGATGTATACCTAATTTTGACTGTTCAATTACAGAATCTTGTCAGTGGAAAGAATTTGAGGATAGACAGAAGCATACACCTGGCTTACGTGAAAGCAATTCGATCTGCTCAACACTTCATTTACATAGAGAATCAGTATTTTCTTGGTTCTTCATATTGTTGGCCGTCCTACCGAAATGCAGGTATACAACTGTTCTTATCTCGATTCAAAAGTCGTCCTCGAGTATTCTAGCGATAGTCTAAGTTTTGCCTAGCAAAAGAATACTGTTATAAACAGAAAGCTTGACTGTGATATAGAGGATTGGATTTCTGGTTGGGATATAGGTGTAATATCTGATGCAACCTTTAATTCATATATTCTCTCCAATGCTTCATGATGTTTCCGTGGGCGATGCATGGCATTATTTTGGTGTAGGATGGCATTGGTTCCAGATTATTTTATCGTACTGCCTTGTAGGTTTTTCTACTTTTTTGGTAAACTTCTTGTATATGGGGGTGTTTTTCCCTTCTTTTATTGAAATTTATCACTTCATCTAAAAAAAAGGATGCAAATGAATGAGCATTTTGACTTGTTTGACAAGAAAATGCGATTTTAATGCTCACTAATGCATAACATGTGAGTATTATATATAATTAACAGGTGCGAATAACCTTGTCCCTATGGAAATTGCTTTGAAAATTGCCAGCAAAATAGCAGCAAATGAACCTTTTGCTGCATACATTGTGGTTCCAATGTGGCCTGAAGGAATCCCGACCAGTAATGCAGTGCAGGAAATTCTCTTTTGGCAGGTTTGGATTTAGTACTGTACGTATTTATAGTAGAGGTCTTTATTTTTTAGTTGTAGATGTTGTTTCCTACGGAAGTAAGTACAAAGTAACATATCGCACGAGAAGTTTGAGCTCAACTCCAGTGATGAAGGTAAACTCAAGTACCCAAATGCGGTTAAACTTACGTAGTCAGCTAAGAGAACCATGATTTTCACTTTTACTCCTGGTTAACTCCAACTAGTCTTATCTTGAATTTGTTGTTTCAGACTAGCTTTTATAAACATCTAATTCTTGGATATGGATTGGGATAATCGCAGGGTCAAACAATGGCTATGATGTACAAAATTGTTGCACAGGCTCTTGAAAATGCAGGCATATCTCAATTTTTCCATCCTCAGGATTACTTGAACTTCTATTGCCTTGGTAACAGAGAAGCAAAGAAGCGTGGAGGATGTGACGAAGATAATCCACCTCCCCAGGAGTATTCACATGTAAGTTGCATGTTAATTTTCTGGGACTGGGACTTTCACTAATGGCCCGATAATGTAGTAGTTTACCTAAAGTGTTATTTGTTGGTTAGCTACATCCTAAATTAGGTTTTAATGTCATTGAAGTAACTGGATTTTATACATGTTGGCACCAATTAAGACTTCAGAACTGGTGATGGTGGTGATGCTCAAACAGCAACATCTATAAATTGCTAGTTCTCTTTATATTCTCATTTAAGAAAAAGCAACAATAGGAcgatgaaatgaagaagaatgaATGGGAGTCATCGGAGGAAGTACTGGAGAACTTGTTGTGCTAATTTTGGATAATGCTAGTTTCATCACGACCAAGAGAGGTGGTGCCAGGATATAAAGTTTATGGGTTCTGAACTAGCCATTGGATCCATAGCTCACAATTATAtagttatacatatttaatagatttttaatacaaatacaaggTCTAAACAAAAGCTATTGGTTCATCCGAACCCGTAACTTATACGATAGCTCTGCCCCTGACGACCAAAATCATCGAATTTGGTGGAAATCATACTGCTATTTTTAGGGTCAGCAGTATGATGCTTGTAGAACAATAATTTATGTCAACTGATAACTCTTCAAGTTTTTGTAAAGCTTTTCTCATCCATTTCCATTTCTATTGTCAACAATAAAATCCTGACTATACACTGAAATCCTTGTCTTTTCTTCTCTCAAACCTCTGCAGGAATTGGCTCAAAAGTTCCGCAGATTTATGATATATGTGCATTCAAAAGGAATGATAGCAGATGATGAATATGTGTTGATGGGTTCTGCAAATATCAACCAAAGATCTTTGAGTGGTTCAAGGGATACAGAAATAGCTATGGGAGCTTATCAACCACATTACACATGGGCCAAAAAGGAGTCTCATCCACATGGCCAGGTTTGGAGTTTGATTTATTTCTTACCTTTATTTGAGTTCAGCAGGAGCAAATATAGGAGCTCGCGGTTGTATAACCTTATAATCCATTGAAATgagtttcttctttttcttttttcttgcaTTCAGGTTTATGGTTATCGGATGTCTCTATGGGCTGAACATCTTGGTGCAGTTGAAGATGTGTTCAAGGATCCACAGACTATCGAATGTGTTAGACGTGTTAACGAGATAGCTAGACGCAACTGGCAAGCATTTGTAGCAGATGAATATCGGCCGATGAAAGGGCATTTAATGCAATATCCAGTTCATGTAAGTAAAAATGGACAAGTCACAGCACTGCCTGGATTTGAGTCTTTCCCTGATGTTGGAGGTAAGATTCTTGGGGCACCAACCAATCTTCCCGACGCTCTTACCACGTAATAATCATATAGGCACAACTGGAAATGCATTGTACATCTGAAgtaccaaatattgaagtaaagcCAAGGATCGAAAACTGGAA contains:
- the LOC104097890 gene encoding phospholipase D delta-like, whose translation is MIHSVGNWLERQTSAPVAGVPGMPLKATENIQDISGSTVLLHGELDLWIIEAKSLPNLDAKCLPMFSWKSKDSNNASGLIDTSDPYVSVCLAGASIARTAVIPNDENPTWNERLCVPVAHAVDKVEFIVKDNDRVGAELIGIVEISANKIVEGDEINGWFPIRGSSGDPLDTGAQLHLSIQYRPTAENPMYKNGVGNEADQKGVPHTYFPLRQGGSVTLYQDAHVPDETFPNILLDNEKVFNRNKCWEDICHAILEAQHLIYIVGWSVYHPVRLIREPTRPVPSAGWLELGELLKYKSQEGVRVILLIWDDKTSNDDLFLKTEGVMQTHDEETRKYFKHSSVHCVLCPRSASSKLSIFKQQVVGNIFTHHQKCVIVDTQAADNDRKITAFIGGLDLCDGRYDTPEHRLFNDLDTVFENDVHNPTFTSCSGGPREPWHDLHCKIEGPAAYDVLTNFEQRYRKAIKWIRIKKCKPGLDSLLKLDRIPSIHIPAAGLDGDHVVRVTREEDPENWHVQVFRSIDSGSVKGFPKDVKEAGAQNLVSGKNLRIDRSIHLAYVKAIRSAQHFIYIENQYFLGSSYCWPSYRNAGANNLVPMEIALKIASKIAANEPFAAYIVVPMWPEGIPTSNAVQEILFWQGQTMAMMYKIVAQALENAGISQFFHPQDYLNFYCLGNREAKKRGGCDEDNPPPQEYSHELAQKFRRFMIYVHSKGMIADDEYVLMGSANINQRSLSGSRDTEIAMGAYQPHYTWAKKESHPHGQVYGYRMSLWAEHLGAVEDVFKDPQTIECVRRVNEIARRNWQAFVADEYRPMKGHLMQYPVHVSKNGQVTALPGFESFPDVGGKILGAPTNLPDALTT